The Solenopsis invicta isolate M01_SB chromosome 12, UNIL_Sinv_3.0, whole genome shotgun sequence genome window below encodes:
- the LOC120359287 gene encoding uncharacterized protein LOC120359287 isoform X1, producing the protein MYYGVLGLPVITAQMKKTIKETSSSPIFILLSLLPSPSLSARSTPSPQAVSHQILSAQVLSPRALFPQVISPRLLSSQIVFPQVLSPRAPSSQVLSPQARTVSTSNVSSNTVCSNTIFTNTISTSTIFTSIISTSISAFISI; encoded by the coding sequence ATGTATTACGGTGTTTTAGGACTACCAGTAATTACAGCTCAAATGAAAAAGACCATTAAAGAAACTTCCTCTtctccaatatttattttactttcgttATTACCATCACCTTCATTATCAGCAAGATCAACACCGTCTCCACAAGCAGTATCTCATCAAATATTGTCTGCACAAGTACTATCTCCACGAGCACTTTTTCCACAAGTAATCTCTCCACGATTACTATCTTCACAAATAGTGTTTCCACAAGTACTGTCTCCACGAGCACCGTCTTCGCAAGTACTGTCTCCACAAGCAAGGACTGTCTCCACGAGCAACGTCTCCTCAAATACTGTCTGTTCAAACACCATATTCACGAACACCATCTCCACAAGTACCATCTTCACAAGCATCATCTCCACAAGCATCAGTGCTTTTATCTCCATctag
- the LOC120359287 gene encoding uncharacterized protein LOC120359287 isoform X2 produces the protein MSGKNAAKMWYSIRQRFGKERRKVVAFLKGRSGQETKPLYVPKWQVYNLCLFLVDHITPQRYIIVIYKLN, from the exons ATGTCAG GGAAAAATGCCGCCAAAATGTGGTACAGTATTCGCCAGCGATTTGGTAAGGAAAGACGAAAAGTTGTAGCATTTCTGAAAGGAAGATCTGGGCAAGAAACAAAGCCTTTATACGTACCAAAATGGCAAGTTTACAATCTTTGTTTATTCTTAGTGGATCACATCACGCCTCAAaggtatataattgttatatacaaattaaattag